A genome region from Arachis duranensis cultivar V14167 chromosome 8, aradu.V14167.gnm2.J7QH, whole genome shotgun sequence includes the following:
- the LOC127741265 gene encoding B3 domain-containing protein Os07g0563300-like codes for MAALDLNGDFNNTLICCFYCKSVSTPFRYGWPLGDGTLAQLCRQCGHLYDSGAFCTTFHAGLAGWKACLICKKYLHCGCIVSEKDIFVMNFGGGVCCLVCAKKYLLPAEDEIDEHKPVNDCPPVLTWNNSSANQSMDRPSNGELFLSNIGFEEQYNNELLYILDFFRVDL; via the exons ATGGCTGCTTTAGATTTAAATGGAGATTTCAACAACACCCTCATCTGCTGCTTTTACTGCAAGTCGGTGTCCACACCCTTCAGATATGGCTGGCCCCTTGGCGATGGCACTTTGGCACAACTCTGTCGTCAATGCgg GCATCTCTACGATAGTGGAGCATTTTGTACCACATTTCACGCTGGACTTGCCGGGTGGAAAGCATGTTTAATCTGCAAAAAG TATCTGCATTGTGGATGCATTGTGTCTGAGAAGGATATTTTCGTGATGAATTTTGGTGGAGGTGTTTGTTGCTTAGTTTGTGCAAAGAAATATCTTCTTCCCGCT GAGGATGAAATTGATGAACACAAGCCCGTGAATGATTGTCCTCCTGTATTAACGTGGAACAATTCCAGTGCTAATCAATCCATGGACCGTCCTTCCAATGGTGagttatttttatctaatattgGCTTTGAAGAACAATATAATAATGAACTCTTATATATACTTGATTTCTTTAGAGTTGATTTATGA
- the LOC110274859 gene encoding B3 domain-containing protein Os07g0563300-like, which translates to MAAAPNESTHQMVISGAKCKQKHAVSGGGSSSTAMINASLSLSENNGTQPNNSGCCLYVSPQTGLIRFLNFGQMKQQQYLKDLGFPNSTMTPMFKKILSATDTKVKSGRLVIPTKGARAYLPELEDKQRCILLEILDTKGNIWKLSYRFWENNRGRIYVLGGLKAYITIWKWQVGDQVTFYRIEPENKYLIVTEKELPVSEKKLPASSS; encoded by the exons ATGGCTGCTGCTCCAAATGAATCAACTCATCAAATGGTTATATCTGGAGCAAAATGCAAACAGAAACATGCAGTATCAGGAGGTGGTTCATCATCAACAGCCATGATTAATGCATCATTATCATTGAGTGAAAACAATGGCACACAACCTAATAATTCTGGGTGTTGCTTATATGTTTCACCTCAAACTGGTTTGATCCGTTTCCTCAATTTTGGTCAGATGAAACAGCAGCAATATTTGAAAGATTTGGGATT TCCCAATTCTACAATGACTCCTATGTTCAAGAAAATTCTAAGTGCAACTGATACTAAAGTCAAGAGTGGACGTCTTGTGATTCCAACCAAAGGCGCAAGG GCTTATCTTCCAGAACTTGAGGATAAGCAACGATGCATTCTCCTTGAAATTCTTGACACCAAAGGGAATATTTGGAAGTTAAGCTACCGTTTTTGGGAGAACAACAGAGGGAGGATCTATGTTCTTGGAGGCCTTAAAGCTTATATTACTATTTGGAAATGGCAAGTTGGTGACCAAG TCACATTTTATCGAATTGAAccagaaaataaatatcttattgtaactgaaaaagagcttccaGTATCTGAAAAGAAACTTCCAGCATCGTCGTCTTAA